The following coding sequences are from one Leptolyngbya sp. NIES-3755 window:
- a CDS encoding hypothetical protein (similar to AA sequence:cyanobase_aa:AM1_3212) has product MTLDPSLIAQKAELERLDFKILQADQDRIVASRRSFYWECLFTYVNYTIFVQRVNELSLERMMNDRDRLIPESKELNRSRLPRGMQSGNAILVVYVADRVQPDAQKLCERQGKLGFAEFYVPAALDLERNAAFLIQKTPAWGAIYYCKFRHILARLLSPQGTPNQEPRSTLGLVISAIFFGFPLLFIVIMLLLVR; this is encoded by the coding sequence ATGACCCTCGATCCTTCTCTCATTGCTCAAAAAGCAGAACTAGAACGATTAGATTTCAAGATCTTGCAGGCGGATCAAGACAGGATTGTTGCGAGTCGTCGATCGTTCTATTGGGAGTGTCTGTTTACATACGTGAATTACACAATTTTTGTACAGCGGGTCAACGAGCTTTCGCTGGAACGAATGATGAACGATCGCGATCGCTTAATTCCAGAATCGAAGGAGTTGAATCGTTCTCGTTTGCCGCGTGGAATGCAATCTGGGAATGCGATTCTAGTTGTGTATGTTGCCGATCGAGTCCAACCTGATGCCCAAAAACTCTGTGAACGGCAAGGAAAATTAGGATTCGCTGAGTTTTACGTTCCCGCTGCCCTAGATTTAGAGCGGAATGCGGCGTTTCTGATTCAAAAAACTCCCGCTTGGGGAGCCATTTACTATTGCAAATTTCGCCATATTCTGGCTCGGCTTCTTTCTCCCCAAGGCACACCGAATCAAGAACCACGATCGACTTTAGGACTTGTGATTTCAGCGATTTTCTTCGGATTTCCGCTACTCTTTATCGTCATCATGCTGCTCTTAGTGCGATGA
- a CDS encoding glycosyl transferase, group 1 (similar to AA sequence:cyanobase_aa:LBDG_41010), producing the protein MNLKYALVHEWLTPKATGGSELVVQEILKHIDADLYALIDFESTNPKSYLYQRKIGTTFLQNFPFARNGVQKYLPFLPIAIEQLDLHEYDIILSSYHAVAKGVLTSPNQLHICYCHAPMRYVWDMTFEYLRNSRSGRGIPGIFTRHLLHQLRQWDVIASNRVDYFIANSQHTARRIWRCYRRSAEVIYPPVNVDRFPFEAQKQDFYLTVSRLVGYKKIPLIVQAFNQLNLPLVVIGNGAELKQIQKIAKPNIQVLGWQPDHVVEQYMKQAKAFIYAAYEDFGIAPVEAQACGTPVIAYGAGGTAETVRDLRTSKNGTGILFTTQTETAIVEAVHAFEQHRSQFHPENARTHALKFHPDLFKQRYLDFIDRAYQEFQTRLHS; encoded by the coding sequence GTGAATTTGAAGTACGCATTAGTGCATGAGTGGCTGACTCCGAAAGCAACTGGCGGATCAGAACTCGTGGTGCAAGAGATTTTGAAACACATTGATGCCGATTTGTACGCTTTAATTGACTTTGAATCAACCAATCCGAAAAGTTACTTATATCAGCGAAAGATCGGTACAACATTTCTTCAGAATTTCCCATTTGCGCGGAATGGAGTTCAAAAATATTTACCATTTTTACCGATTGCGATCGAACAACTCGATCTACACGAATATGACATTATTTTGTCCTCGTATCATGCGGTTGCGAAAGGTGTTCTCACCTCCCCAAACCAACTTCACATTTGTTATTGTCATGCTCCAATGCGCTATGTATGGGATATGACCTTTGAATATCTCCGTAATAGTCGTTCAGGTCGCGGAATTCCCGGTATTTTTACTCGACACTTATTGCATCAATTACGACAGTGGGACGTAATCGCATCGAATCGAGTTGATTATTTCATTGCAAATTCACAACATACAGCCCGAAGAATTTGGCGTTGTTATCGACGATCCGCAGAAGTGATTTATCCGCCTGTAAATGTCGATCGCTTTCCATTTGAAGCCCAAAAACAAGACTTTTATCTCACCGTTTCTAGGCTAGTTGGCTATAAAAAAATACCCTTAATTGTTCAAGCATTCAATCAGTTAAATCTTCCATTAGTTGTCATTGGAAATGGTGCAGAATTAAAACAAATTCAAAAGATCGCAAAACCAAATATTCAAGTTTTAGGATGGCAACCGGATCACGTTGTAGAGCAGTACATGAAACAAGCAAAAGCCTTTATTTACGCTGCCTACGAGGATTTTGGGATCGCGCCTGTGGAAGCTCAAGCCTGCGGAACTCCAGTGATTGCCTACGGTGCAGGCGGAACAGCAGAAACTGTGAGAGACTTACGAACATCAAAGAATGGAACGGGAATTCTGTTTACAACCCAAACCGAAACCGCGATCGTCGAAGCGGTTCATGCCTTTGAGCAACATCGATCGCAGTTTCATCCCGAAAATGCTCGAACTCATGCGCTCAAATTTCATCCAGATTTGTTTAAACAGCGGTATCTTGATTTTATCGATCGAGCCTATCAAGAATTCCAAACTCGGTTACATTCTTAA
- a CDS encoding undecaprenyl-phosphate galactose phosphotransferase (similar to AA sequence:cyanobase_aa:LBDG_41000), which translates to MTADSQFVPGKRIRSIFKRGKPLILNTWDALDGDFAKRLFDIVFSLSVLILFSPVYLILALLIALSSPGPIFYVQERVGKDFKRFGCIKFRTMVRNADEMLLDLINASPQMRHEFETNFKLKYDPRITWIGRFLRITSLDEFPQFWNVLVGDMSVVGPRPLVVEELPKYGSHIETVLTIRPGITGLWQVSGRNDIPYPQRIRIDVYYASFRNFWLDLWIVFKTIGVVIFPKNNGAY; encoded by the coding sequence ATGACTGCCGATAGCCAATTTGTCCCCGGCAAGCGGATTCGGTCGATCTTCAAGCGTGGAAAACCGTTAATTCTCAATACTTGGGATGCGCTTGATGGCGATTTTGCCAAACGTCTATTCGATATTGTGTTTTCGCTCTCCGTTCTTATTCTTTTTTCTCCCGTCTATTTAATTCTGGCGCTATTAATTGCCCTGAGTTCTCCAGGTCCAATTTTTTACGTGCAGGAACGGGTCGGAAAAGATTTCAAACGGTTTGGCTGTATCAAATTCAGAACAATGGTGCGGAATGCAGACGAGATGTTACTTGATCTGATAAATGCCTCGCCCCAGATGCGTCATGAATTTGAAACGAATTTCAAGCTGAAATACGATCCCCGAATTACCTGGATCGGTCGCTTTCTGCGAATTACCAGCCTAGACGAATTTCCCCAATTCTGGAACGTCCTCGTAGGCGATATGAGCGTTGTTGGACCTCGCCCGCTTGTGGTTGAAGAACTTCCCAAATACGGAAGCCATATCGAAACCGTTCTCACAATTCGTCCGGGAATCACAGGTTTATGGCAAGTTTCAGGACGAAATGACATTCCTTACCCACAGCGCATCCGGATCGATGTGTACTACGCCAGTTTTCGCAATTTCTGGCTCGATCTGTGGATTGTCTTCAAAACGATCGGCGTTGTGATCTTCCCGAAAAACAACGGAGCCTACTAA
- a CDS encoding GDP-mannose 4,6-dehydratase (similar to AA sequence:cyanobase_aa:LBDG_40990), with translation MTQRKRALLTGITGQDGSYLGELLLEQGYEVHGIIRRTSTFNTDRIDHIYEDPHVEGARLFLHYGDLTDGTTLRRILEEVQPNEIYNLGAQSHVRVSFDAPEYTADAVGMGALRILEAARDYQQRTGAEVRYYQAGSSEMYGKVQAVPQTEETPFYPRSPYACAKVFAHWQTVNYRESYNMFACNGILFNHESPRRGETFVTRKITRAVARIVAGHQKKLYMGNLDAKRDWGYAKDYVRAMWLMLQQEQPDDYVVATGETHSIHEFLDIAFGRVNLDWHDYVEFDARYLRPAEVDLLIGDPAKAKKLLNWEPSVTFEELVHLMVDADLQALGINTNGNGESKVEDYATIRQSLIGVSF, from the coding sequence ATGACGCAACGTAAACGCGCACTATTAACGGGTATCACGGGTCAAGATGGCTCTTACTTAGGGGAATTGCTACTAGAACAAGGCTATGAAGTGCACGGCATCATTCGCCGGACTTCCACCTTCAATACCGATCGAATTGACCACATCTACGAAGACCCGCACGTTGAAGGGGCGCGGCTCTTTTTACACTACGGCGATCTCACAGACGGCACGACTTTACGCCGCATCCTTGAAGAAGTCCAACCCAACGAAATCTATAATCTGGGCGCTCAGTCTCACGTTCGAGTTAGCTTTGATGCTCCTGAATACACGGCTGATGCGGTCGGAATGGGCGCACTCAGAATTCTTGAAGCTGCTCGCGACTATCAGCAACGGACTGGGGCAGAAGTTCGCTACTATCAAGCGGGTTCTTCTGAAATGTACGGAAAGGTGCAAGCGGTTCCTCAAACTGAAGAAACACCGTTCTATCCTCGTAGTCCTTACGCCTGTGCGAAAGTATTCGCTCACTGGCAAACCGTGAACTACCGCGAATCCTACAATATGTTCGCGTGTAACGGGATTCTGTTCAATCACGAATCTCCACGTCGTGGCGAAACCTTTGTCACTCGTAAGATCACTCGTGCGGTTGCTCGTATCGTAGCTGGACACCAGAAGAAGCTCTATATGGGCAACTTGGATGCAAAACGCGACTGGGGATACGCTAAAGATTACGTCCGGGCAATGTGGTTGATGTTGCAACAAGAGCAACCTGATGACTATGTTGTTGCAACGGGCGAAACGCATTCGATTCACGAATTTCTGGATATCGCATTCGGACGGGTGAATCTCGACTGGCATGATTACGTCGAATTCGATGCACGATATCTGCGTCCAGCAGAAGTTGATTTGCTGATCGGTGATCCGGCGAAAGCGAAGAAGCTTCTGAATTGGGAACCCTCTGTCACGTTTGAAGAGTTAGTGCATTTGATGGTGGATGCTGATCTGCAAGCGTTGGGAATTAACACGAATGGAAATGGGGAGTCGAAAGTCGAAGACTACGCAACGATTCGCCAAAGTTTGATTGGGGTGTCCTTCTAG
- a CDS encoding 3-beta hydroxysteroid dehydrogenase/isomerase (similar to AA sequence:cyanobase_aa:LBDG_40980) yields the protein MTSTTLNLQNKRILVTGGAGFLGRQVVHQLCAAGADPQKITVPRSQDLDLRKMENCQRAADQQDIVIHLAAHVGGIGLNREKPAELFYDNLMMGTQLIHAAYEAGVQKFVCAGTICAYPKFTPVPFKEDDIWNGYPEETNAPYGIAKKALLVQLQSYRQQYGFDGIYLLPVNLYGPGDNFDPRSSHVIPALVRKVYEAQQQGLTELPVWGDGSPTREFLYVDDAARGIVVATQEYSDPDPVNLGTGEEISIRDLIVLLCDLMEFKGEIVWETDKPNGQPRRCLDTDRAKERFGFTAEVGFEQGLKNTIDWYRQNAQ from the coding sequence ATGACCTCAACAACTTTAAATCTGCAAAACAAGCGCATTCTGGTTACAGGTGGAGCAGGCTTTCTCGGTCGTCAAGTGGTTCATCAACTCTGCGCGGCAGGGGCTGATCCACAGAAAATTACCGTACCGCGATCGCAAGATCTCGATCTCCGTAAGATGGAAAACTGCCAACGTGCGGCGGATCAACAAGATATTGTGATTCACTTAGCGGCCCACGTTGGGGGCATCGGGCTAAATCGCGAAAAGCCTGCTGAGTTGTTTTACGACAACTTGATGATGGGAACGCAACTCATTCATGCTGCTTACGAGGCAGGTGTACAGAAGTTTGTCTGTGCAGGAACGATTTGTGCGTATCCCAAATTCACGCCTGTTCCGTTCAAGGAAGATGACATCTGGAACGGCTACCCAGAAGAAACCAATGCACCGTATGGAATCGCGAAGAAAGCGCTTTTGGTGCAGCTTCAGTCTTATCGTCAGCAATATGGATTTGATGGCATCTACTTGTTGCCTGTGAATCTGTACGGTCCTGGAGATAATTTTGATCCGCGTAGCTCTCATGTGATTCCGGCATTGGTTCGGAAAGTCTATGAGGCACAACAACAAGGATTAACAGAGCTTCCAGTCTGGGGCGATGGCAGTCCGACTCGTGAATTTCTGTATGTCGATGATGCGGCACGAGGAATTGTAGTTGCGACTCAGGAATATAGCGATCCTGATCCCGTGAACTTGGGAACAGGTGAGGAAATTTCGATTCGCGATCTGATCGTGTTGCTCTGCGACTTGATGGAATTCAAAGGCGAGATTGTTTGGGAAACTGACAAGCCAAATGGTCAACCGCGTCGTTGTTTGGATACCGATCGAGCAAAAGAGCGCTTTGGTTTTACTGCTGAAGTGGGCTTCGAGCAAGGGTTGAAAAATACGATCGATTGGTATCGCCAAAACGCACAGTAG
- a CDS encoding NHL repeat protein (similar to AA sequence:cyanobase_aa:LBDG_40970), with amino-acid sequence MVRAPEFPKNLAWLNVNRSLSLKEFRGRIVLLDFWTYGCINCIHSFPDLKYLEQKYRDRLTILSVHSAKFENENAIDNIRQAILRYEIEHPVLVDREFKVWESYAVRAYPTFVLIDPKGYIVTSIAGEGRRNLLDKLIQELIGKNEIEPRSLQFALEKFPASPLAFPGKVLVNEHLFIADTGHHRIVISSIEDEILEIAGNGNSGLVDGAFHQAEFSAPQGMVFDRETQQLFVADTGNHAIRCVDLKAKTVSTIAGTGNQSRFIYPHGGEALEVDLNSPWDLEKIGDRIFIAMAGAHQIWELRGDTIQTFAGTGAEASFDGAIQEAAFAQPSGITTNGKELFIADSETSSIRSINLETNQVKTICGGGDLYTFGDVDGIGETARLQHCLGVEFKGNLWIADSYNHKIKRIDANGFCSTIASDSLNEPSGISATETHLFIADTNNHVIRKLDLITLEISTIDFPTLCAPNVCFPH; translated from the coding sequence ATGGTTCGCGCTCCAGAGTTCCCGAAAAATTTAGCGTGGTTGAATGTGAATCGCTCTCTGTCTCTTAAAGAATTCAGGGGGCGAATTGTTTTGCTCGATTTCTGGACGTATGGCTGTATCAACTGCATTCACAGCTTCCCAGATTTGAAATATTTGGAGCAGAAATATCGCGATCGCTTAACCATCCTGAGTGTTCATTCAGCAAAATTCGAGAATGAGAACGCGATCGACAATATTCGCCAAGCCATTCTCCGCTACGAAATTGAGCATCCGGTTTTAGTCGATCGAGAGTTCAAAGTCTGGGAATCGTATGCAGTGCGAGCTTATCCAACGTTTGTTTTGATTGATCCGAAAGGCTATATCGTGACCTCGATCGCAGGTGAAGGAAGACGAAATCTTTTAGATAAATTGATTCAGGAATTGATTGGGAAAAACGAAATCGAACCGCGATCGCTTCAATTCGCACTTGAGAAGTTTCCCGCTTCTCCTTTGGCATTTCCTGGAAAAGTTCTTGTCAATGAGCATTTATTTATTGCCGATACAGGACATCATCGGATTGTGATTAGTTCGATCGAGGATGAAATTCTCGAAATCGCTGGCAATGGAAATTCAGGATTGGTTGATGGAGCATTCCATCAAGCGGAATTTTCAGCACCGCAGGGAATGGTATTCGATCGTGAAACTCAGCAGCTTTTTGTCGCAGATACGGGAAATCATGCGATCCGCTGTGTGGATTTGAAAGCGAAAACGGTAAGTACGATCGCTGGAACTGGAAATCAAAGTAGATTCATTTATCCCCATGGTGGCGAGGCTTTAGAGGTTGATTTAAATTCGCCTTGGGATTTGGAGAAAATTGGCGATCGTATCTTCATCGCAATGGCAGGCGCACATCAAATTTGGGAATTGCGAGGCGATACGATTCAAACATTTGCGGGAACGGGAGCCGAAGCGAGTTTCGATGGAGCGATTCAAGAAGCGGCATTTGCTCAACCGAGTGGAATTACAACGAACGGAAAAGAATTGTTTATTGCTGATAGTGAAACGAGTTCAATTCGATCGATAAATCTAGAAACCAATCAAGTCAAAACCATCTGCGGAGGTGGCGACTTGTACACCTTTGGCGATGTTGATGGAATTGGAGAAACTGCCCGATTGCAGCATTGTTTAGGAGTTGAATTTAAGGGCAATCTTTGGATTGCAGACAGTTACAATCACAAAATTAAGCGAATTGATGCAAATGGATTTTGTTCTACGATCGCTTCAGATTCTCTAAATGAACCTTCTGGAATTAGTGCAACGGAAACGCATTTATTCATCGCTGATACAAACAATCATGTGATTCGGAAATTGGATTTGATCACCTTGGAGATTTCTACGATCGACTTCCCAACTCTTTGCGCTCCGAATGTTTGTTTTCCGCACTAA
- a CDS encoding FHA domain containing protein (similar to AA sequence:cyanobase_aa:LBDG_40960) — translation MPKGQRFAVESVFDEETYLVFGIMRWRGTARTLSVSLVLAMLLNLSAVAPSWAAPKKAGKISEASPPEVIQQLKPLLDKYQPQVSIVSPRSNEVLDDNNVSVKFNVKDLPLYKDQKLGLGPHLHVFLDDQPYQAVYDVSQPVVFKDLAAGTHTIRAFAGRPWHESFKNDGAFAQVTFHVFTKTPSNNPDPRLPLLTYSRPQATYGAEPILLDFYLTNAPLHIVAQEDDKDDVADWRVKVTVNGDSFNVDRWQPIYLKGFKPGKNWVQLEYVDEKGNPVQNVYNNTARVFNYEPNGQDTLSKIVRGEISFDQAVSIVDPNYKPESVAPTPEPSPIPVAPPVEEKPAEPEVKETPKPIEEAPKPAEAKKAPGGFFNRFKRSEPSIAPTPEASPEPEKETPTTIAPELEVPGEPKQPEVLTPVAPEVPATKAPSGLLDRFKRPTPPIIPPVVAPSPAPEIIEEPKEEAQQPELVPPVAPEVPAAKAPGGFFNRFKRPNVAPVVPPIPTEEPSVPVEEPQPEEEKAPEPIQIAPEVKETPKPNLFDRFKRPESKPPVVLPPPIPDNLEAPEVETPEPVEVTPTEPVEIKPAPEVKETPKAGFFDRFKRPESKPPLVLPSPTPIPDDLSAPEVNTPEPVEVIPTEPVEVKPAPEVKEAPKPSLFDRLKLPESKPKIVPAPEIETPAEIMPSEPESKSIEVPEEKPTVVEPASAPSDFEPQTELERRLGMPLKPRVSQPTPTPEPALSSESAQ, via the coding sequence GTGCCGAAGGGACAGCGATTTGCTGTTGAAAGTGTGTTTGATGAGGAGACATATCTAGTGTTTGGGATCATGCGCTGGCGCGGGACGGCTAGAACTCTTTCAGTCTCATTAGTCTTGGCAATGCTGCTTAATCTGAGTGCGGTTGCTCCAAGTTGGGCAGCCCCGAAAAAAGCAGGGAAGATTTCGGAAGCATCGCCGCCAGAGGTGATTCAGCAATTGAAGCCGCTGTTAGATAAATATCAGCCGCAAGTGTCGATCGTTTCTCCCCGCTCCAATGAGGTGCTGGACGACAACAACGTTTCAGTGAAATTCAACGTCAAAGACCTGCCTCTATATAAGGATCAGAAATTAGGCTTGGGTCCTCATCTTCATGTGTTTCTAGATGATCAGCCGTATCAAGCGGTTTACGATGTCAGTCAGCCTGTCGTATTTAAAGATTTAGCAGCGGGAACTCATACGATTCGGGCGTTTGCGGGTCGTCCTTGGCACGAAAGCTTTAAGAATGATGGGGCGTTTGCTCAAGTTACATTTCACGTATTTACGAAAACGCCGAGCAATAATCCCGATCCGAGACTGCCATTATTAACTTATAGCCGTCCACAGGCAACGTATGGGGCGGAACCGATTTTATTAGATTTCTATTTAACGAATGCGCCGCTGCACATTGTCGCGCAGGAAGATGATAAAGATGATGTCGCGGATTGGCGCGTGAAAGTGACGGTGAACGGCGATAGTTTTAACGTCGATCGATGGCAGCCGATTTACTTAAAAGGTTTCAAACCGGGTAAAAACTGGGTTCAACTCGAATACGTTGACGAGAAAGGCAATCCAGTTCAAAACGTCTACAACAATACTGCACGAGTTTTTAATTACGAGCCGAACGGACAAGACACGCTGTCGAAGATTGTTCGCGGTGAGATTTCGTTTGATCAAGCAGTATCGATCGTTGATCCCAATTACAAGCCCGAATCTGTCGCGCCTACTCCCGAACCTTCTCCCATTCCTGTTGCGCCACCTGTAGAAGAAAAGCCCGCTGAACCGGAAGTTAAGGAAACACCGAAACCTATTGAAGAAGCTCCGAAACCTGCTGAGGCGAAGAAAGCTCCAGGTGGATTCTTTAATCGATTTAAGCGATCGGAACCAAGTATTGCCCCGACTCCAGAAGCATCGCCTGAACCAGAAAAAGAAACGCCAACGACGATCGCGCCTGAACTCGAAGTGCCTGGAGAGCCTAAACAGCCTGAAGTACTCACACCTGTCGCGCCCGAAGTTCCAGCAACAAAAGCACCGAGTGGATTGCTCGATCGCTTCAAACGTCCCACTCCTCCAATCATTCCGCCTGTTGTTGCGCCCAGTCCTGCACCCGAAATCATCGAAGAGCCAAAAGAAGAAGCACAACAGCCTGAATTAGTTCCACCTGTCGCGCCTGAAGTTCCAGCGGCAAAAGCACCTGGTGGATTCTTCAATCGATTTAAGCGTCCGAATGTTGCTCCTGTTGTGCCTCCAATTCCGACTGAAGAGCCATCCGTTCCAGTGGAAGAGCCTCAACCTGAAGAAGAGAAAGCACCAGAACCGATTCAGATTGCGCCAGAAGTGAAGGAAACTCCGAAGCCGAATTTGTTCGATCGATTTAAACGTCCTGAATCAAAACCGCCAGTCGTTCTTCCGCCTCCCATTCCTGATAATTTGGAAGCTCCAGAAGTCGAAACACCAGAACCCGTTGAGGTTACACCGACCGAGCCAGTTGAAATCAAACCTGCTCCAGAAGTGAAGGAGACACCAAAGGCGGGATTCTTCGATCGATTCAAACGTCCAGAGTCGAAACCGCCCTTGGTTCTGCCTTCCCCAACTCCAATTCCTGATGATTTGAGCGCTCCGGAGGTTAATACTCCTGAACCTGTAGAAGTTATCCCAACCGAACCCGTTGAAGTGAAACCCGCTCCGGAAGTGAAAGAAGCACCGAAGCCGAGTTTATTCGATCGTCTCAAACTTCCAGAATCGAAACCTAAGATCGTTCCTGCTCCAGAAATCGAAACTCCAGCGGAAATCATGCCTTCTGAACCAGAGTCGAAATCGATCGAAGTTCCAGAGGAGAAGCCTACTGTTGTAGAACCTGCTTCCGCACCTTCTGATTTTGAGCCTCAAACTGAACTCGAACGTCGATTAGGAATGCCACTGAAGCCGCGTGTTTCTCAGCCGACCCCGACTCCGGAGCCTGCGCTATCTTCAGAAAGTGCCCAATAG
- a CDS encoding short-chain dehydrogenase/reductase SDR (similar to AA sequence:cyanobase_aa:Npun_F6576), with protein sequence MGNLTGKVAIVTGSSRGIGSVIAKDLAAQGCSLIINYAGNESAASTVVSEITESGGAAIAVRANVGNAEEVKALFDRAIAQYGKVDILINNAGINVYKLVKDTTEEDFDRIFQINVKGVFLTLREAATRLENNGRIINFSTSVTRLMMPTYGAYSATKAAVEQLTRVFAKEIGSRGVTVNSVSPGPTNTELFLEGKNEETIQRLASMAALGRIGEPEDISRVVLFLVGDSAAWVTGQNIGVNGGFA encoded by the coding sequence ATGGGAAACTTAACGGGAAAAGTCGCGATCGTCACAGGTTCTTCTCGCGGCATCGGTAGCGTAATTGCCAAAGATCTCGCAGCACAAGGTTGCAGCTTGATTATCAACTATGCAGGCAATGAATCAGCAGCGAGTACTGTCGTTTCAGAAATCACTGAATCAGGTGGAGCGGCAATCGCAGTTAGAGCAAATGTCGGAAATGCGGAAGAGGTCAAAGCACTGTTTGATCGGGCGATCGCGCAATACGGCAAAGTCGATATTCTCATCAACAACGCGGGCATCAACGTTTACAAACTGGTGAAAGACACGACTGAGGAAGACTTCGATCGTATTTTTCAAATCAATGTCAAAGGTGTCTTTCTCACACTCCGAGAAGCTGCGACTCGGCTTGAGAACAACGGGCGAATTATTAATTTCTCAACCTCAGTTACTCGCTTGATGATGCCGACTTATGGAGCCTACTCAGCGACAAAGGCAGCCGTCGAGCAACTGACGCGAGTGTTTGCCAAAGAAATTGGATCACGTGGAGTCACTGTGAATTCCGTCTCTCCAGGTCCGACTAATACAGAACTGTTTCTAGAAGGCAAGAACGAGGAAACCATTCAGCGACTTGCATCAATGGCGGCACTTGGGCGAATTGGGGAACCAGAAGATATTTCTCGCGTCGTGCTATTTCTCGTCGGTGATTCTGCCGCTTGGGTCACAGGACAAAACATTGGGGTCAATGGCGGCTTCGCGTAA
- a CDS encoding GCN5-related N-acetyltransferase (similar to AA sequence:cyanobase_aa:PCC8801_1357) has protein sequence MSALQIIRLNDPDAALEVAKPVLERFVLPTFPEEGRETFPTTFAENMTAMFSDVNVDIFGMQTDQGLAGYIAVGRKSHIHHLFVAANEQNKGIGRKLLSFAEEHAREANIFQLTVRASLNAVAFYKKCGFETTAEPQEMKGIRFQPMQKML, from the coding sequence ATGAGCGCGTTACAGATCATCAGACTTAATGATCCAGATGCTGCTTTAGAAGTAGCGAAGCCAGTTTTAGAACGGTTTGTTCTGCCTACCTTTCCTGAAGAAGGAAGAGAGACATTTCCCACTACTTTCGCTGAAAACATGACAGCAATGTTCTCAGATGTAAATGTTGACATCTTCGGTATGCAAACAGATCAAGGGCTGGCTGGATATATTGCAGTTGGGAGAAAATCTCATATTCATCACCTCTTTGTTGCAGCAAACGAGCAGAACAAGGGAATTGGTCGTAAGTTACTCAGCTTTGCTGAAGAACATGCAAGAGAGGCTAATATTTTCCAATTGACGGTTAGGGCTTCATTAAATGCAGTGGCTTTCTATAAGAAATGCGGCTTTGAGACAACTGCTGAACCCCAAGAGATGAAGGGAATTAGATTTCAGCCAATGCAGAAAATGTTGTAA
- a CDS encoding hypothetical protein (similar to AA sequence:cyanobase_aa:PCC8801_2888), producing the protein MNNSVPISTLFIGLNGFIAFVLSYIIVMERTSTRVWHGETRSDVSNQPDYLENPGKWAAFIEAYTQKSVSTKDKDDGLLQRKVRAFGNFIEYTPLALLFILTLELIDSQHWLIWLLGGALTIRRIAHAWGLIKTYGPSPGRAIGFFLTWFVYLVGASACVYYGIVRIF; encoded by the coding sequence ATGAATAATTCTGTCCCAATTTCAACGCTTTTTATTGGACTCAATGGATTCATTGCCTTTGTGCTGTCCTACATCATTGTCATGGAAAGGACAAGCACGAGGGTTTGGCATGGAGAAACGCGATCGGATGTCTCGAATCAGCCAGACTATCTTGAAAATCCTGGTAAATGGGCAGCTTTCATCGAAGCATACACTCAGAAAAGTGTCTCAACTAAAGACAAGGATGACGGTCTACTTCAGCGGAAAGTTAGAGCGTTCGGAAACTTCATCGAATACACACCTTTAGCGTTGCTGTTTATTTTGACGCTTGAGTTAATAGACTCGCAGCACTGGCTAATTTGGCTGCTTGGAGGTGCGCTTACAATTCGGCGAATTGCTCATGCCTGGGGTTTGATCAAGACTTACGGACCGTCTCCAGGTCGTGCGATCGGCTTCTTTTTAACTTGGTTTGTGTATCTCGTTGGTGCGAGTGCTTGCGTCTATTACGGTATTGTCAGGATCTTCTAA